The following are encoded together in the uncultured Sphaerochaeta sp. genome:
- a CDS encoding DUF364 domain-containing protein → MNIDNRIHTYFQAEADSLHVENIFLGLGYSAVVLQDGRCGLCYTPKGSGNNCSVNKNKDDYEGFPASKLLWNIKKEDPLGRAMAIALCNALNQDHSLLLDKDDGNLIHDLKLNTGDNVAMIGHFDPIVSYLRKHDITVHSYDIGKEVGSEEEFYHWAETESNALILTATSLINSTFETVLSHFERKRIPTVLMGPSTIMVKEIYRGLPLDLLAGSTVSNRDGVVKSIRNGRGTPSLHKDCKKVHLYL, encoded by the coding sequence ATGAACATTGATAATCGCATTCACACATATTTCCAAGCTGAAGCTGATAGCCTGCATGTAGAGAACATCTTTCTTGGGCTCGGCTACTCTGCAGTTGTCTTGCAGGATGGACGTTGTGGACTCTGCTACACTCCAAAAGGGAGTGGAAATAATTGTTCAGTTAACAAGAACAAGGATGATTATGAAGGGTTTCCTGCGAGCAAACTACTTTGGAACATTAAGAAAGAGGACCCGCTTGGAAGAGCCATGGCAATTGCACTCTGCAATGCCTTGAACCAGGACCACTCTCTCCTACTGGATAAGGATGACGGAAATTTGATACACGACCTTAAGTTGAATACAGGAGACAATGTTGCCATGATCGGACACTTTGATCCCATCGTCTCGTACTTGAGGAAACATGATATTACTGTACATTCCTACGATATTGGAAAGGAAGTAGGATCAGAAGAGGAGTTCTATCATTGGGCAGAGACCGAGAGCAATGCCTTGATCCTGACTGCCACCAGCCTGATCAACTCCACATTTGAAACAGTACTCTCTCACTTTGAAAGAAAAAGAATTCCCACGGTACTCATGGGACCTTCTACCATTATGGTAAAGGAAATCTATCGTGGACTACCGCTTGATCTGCTGGCAGGTTCCACCGTTTCCAACCGGGATGGAGTCGTCAAGTCAATTCGTAATGGTCGGGGAACGCCCTCGCTCCATAAGGACTGCAAGAAAGTACATCTTTATCTCTAG
- a CDS encoding galactokinase family protein produces the protein MARKEAIQKGLLHTVYPSLYGNSFQAEDMDKRFISLVEEHTNLFKEQDVSLFSTAGRSELGGNHTDHNLGKVIAATINLDTIAAVSKREDNTVVLTSEGYPEVVVHLDALAIVEAEKNTTEALVRGIAFAFKQRGLNIGGWQANTTSRVLKGSGLSSSAAVEVLCGTIFNHLYNEDALSPVDLAIIGKFSENNYFGKPSGLMDQMACAYGGIIGIDFADEENPKIEPVHYSFSDHGYQLVIVDTGGNHADLTPEYAAVPKEMKEVAAHFRAKHLREIDESTFISQLPLLRKTLQNDRAILRSIHFFEENKRVDAMLKALEKKDINAYLKEVRASGESSFCFLQNLYPSVFPQEQGLSLAIAMTKSLLGSDTTVRVHGGGFAGTIQAYIPLDKYEFYKQAMEAVFSEGSVTPITVRQRESCCIAE, from the coding sequence ATGGCCAGAAAGGAAGCAATACAGAAAGGGTTGTTACATACCGTGTATCCATCCCTCTACGGGAATTCTTTCCAAGCTGAGGACATGGACAAACGTTTCATCAGTTTGGTTGAAGAACACACCAACTTGTTCAAGGAACAGGATGTCAGTCTTTTCTCTACTGCTGGAAGAAGTGAGCTCGGGGGAAACCATACAGACCACAATCTGGGAAAAGTCATTGCTGCTACTATTAACCTGGATACCATCGCAGCAGTAAGCAAGCGTGAGGATAACACCGTTGTCTTGACAAGTGAAGGCTATCCAGAAGTGGTTGTGCATCTTGATGCACTTGCAATCGTTGAAGCAGAGAAAAATACCACCGAGGCACTGGTACGCGGTATTGCTTTTGCATTCAAGCAGCGAGGCCTCAATATTGGTGGTTGGCAGGCTAATACCACGAGCCGGGTACTCAAAGGCTCGGGGCTCTCTTCCTCTGCTGCAGTTGAAGTTCTCTGTGGAACCATTTTCAACCACCTCTACAATGAAGATGCTCTCTCCCCTGTTGATCTTGCGATCATTGGGAAGTTCAGCGAAAACAACTACTTCGGAAAACCCTCAGGCTTGATGGACCAAATGGCATGTGCCTATGGGGGAATCATCGGAATTGACTTTGCTGATGAGGAAAACCCGAAAATTGAGCCGGTGCACTACTCCTTCAGTGATCATGGCTACCAGCTGGTCATAGTCGACACCGGGGGAAATCATGCAGACCTTACCCCCGAGTATGCCGCAGTTCCCAAGGAGATGAAGGAAGTAGCTGCTCACTTTAGGGCAAAGCATCTCAGGGAGATCGATGAATCCACCTTCATCTCTCAGCTTCCCCTTCTCAGAAAAACACTGCAGAATGACCGTGCAATACTACGTTCCATTCACTTCTTTGAAGAGAACAAGCGCGTAGATGCTATGCTCAAAGCACTTGAGAAAAAAGATATCAACGCCTATTTGAAGGAAGTCAGAGCAAGCGGAGAGAGCTCCTTCTGCTTCCTACAAAACCTCTATCCTTCAGTATTCCCTCAGGAACAGGGCCTGAGTCTGGCTATTGCCATGACCAAGAGCTTGCTGGGAAGCGATACGACTGTACGTGTCCATGGAGGAGGTTTTGCAGGTACCATCCAAGCCTACATCCCTCTGGACAAGTATGAGTTTTATAAACAAGCGATGGAAGCTGTATTCTCAGAAGGAAGTGTCACTCCCATTACAGTAAGACAGAGAGAAAGCTGCTGTATTGCTGAGTAG
- a CDS encoding LacI family DNA-binding transcriptional regulator, whose amino-acid sequence MGATRNSVANKARVSSATVSRVYNNPGKVSPLLAKRVLDAASELGYEPNSAAATLRRSGTGTIAFVQFRKENRTYYWGNLDSFDWFFGRAIKGVQEVLAKSSWQMRFYTVRTQRELEAIAMRCDGILAYDVDTQYEEALFSSIAIPYVLAHHLAGNTETESCVRTDNRYGGILQAQYLRECGVLKPLYITGYLESVVPHAERLAGFREHYRDVLVLSTEIGEAKAMGDVAQRVQKLIDDGTVDGIAAVNDMLLFSLLLRIKANLPKVGYDASPLFSIYPAPVASIAIQSGELYKKAAEKLLSLLAGNRSGCTTVLPKLIRSLLQ is encoded by the coding sequence ATGGGAGCAACCAGAAATAGTGTCGCAAACAAAGCGAGGGTAAGCAGTGCAACCGTCTCCCGTGTGTACAACAATCCTGGTAAGGTTTCTCCGTTACTAGCCAAGCGGGTATTGGATGCAGCAAGTGAGTTGGGGTATGAGCCCAACAGTGCAGCCGCCACCTTGCGGAGGAGTGGAACCGGCACCATTGCCTTTGTACAGTTCAGGAAGGAAAACAGGACTTATTACTGGGGGAATCTGGATAGTTTTGACTGGTTTTTCGGTAGGGCGATCAAGGGCGTGCAGGAAGTATTGGCTAAAAGTTCGTGGCAGATGCGATTCTACACGGTGAGAACACAGCGTGAGCTGGAAGCAATTGCAATGCGCTGTGACGGCATCCTCGCCTACGACGTTGACACACAGTATGAGGAAGCGCTTTTTTCCTCCATCGCTATTCCCTATGTGCTAGCCCATCACCTGGCTGGAAATACTGAAACAGAGAGCTGTGTGAGAACAGACAATCGATATGGGGGAATCCTGCAAGCACAGTATCTGAGAGAGTGTGGTGTGTTAAAGCCACTGTACATAACCGGTTACCTTGAGAGTGTCGTTCCCCATGCCGAGCGTCTTGCTGGATTCAGGGAGCACTACCGGGATGTATTGGTGTTGTCGACAGAAATTGGGGAAGCAAAAGCCATGGGAGATGTTGCCCAGAGGGTACAGAAACTCATTGATGACGGTACCGTAGATGGTATTGCAGCGGTGAATGATATGCTCTTGTTTTCTCTATTGCTCCGTATAAAAGCCAACCTGCCAAAGGTAGGCTACGATGCTTCCCCTCTCTTTAGCATATACCCTGCTCCCGTAGCAAGTATTGCCATTCAGAGTGGTGAGCTCTATAAAAAGGCGGCGGAGAAGTTGTTAAGTCTTCTAGCTGGGAATCGATCAGGTTGCACTACCGTATTGCCAAAACTTATACGTTCCCTTTTACAGTAG
- a CDS encoding RecQ family ATP-dependent DNA helicase, which yields MKYETTTHFLEDQINRLLQERFKISSLYPFQQLVIQRILEEDREESNHEGSVVVLPTGGGKSLCFMLPSLLVEGITVLVYPLLSLMHDQIRRLDEVSIPYICIQGGQSHEERNILLKKLKNRDARILVTNAECLSLPPLINTLAQVTISLLVLDEAHTIVSWGEGFRPALAAVGFFIQHLPVRQVLCFTATADERVLQGLNRLIFSQTKPHLVHASSNRTNITYHVIRTLSKNQSISDLLHQENLLPALIFCSTRKLAETSAHRLLYALPELQVRYYHAGLSKDARRYLEKWFNDTEKGVLFATKAFGMGIDVKGIRCVIHHDLSEDVLSFLQESGRAGRDGKPALSISLLDGREKPSPLASILQSTEHCFRKGLLEAMNEPFEHCSGCDVCNGTISLKRMGERAILMSVLFHPFHFSPSSLASMLQDTKGWYSYGGTLAAWGMQEVQEAIMLLVTEGKLKMRKGPKRRLYIDYKAGPTLLTTLHSWLRLTYESAKKKAEENRPQLSYHASSIPPGQGDPNLQDSAG from the coding sequence ATGAAATATGAGACTACAACACATTTCCTGGAGGACCAAATCAACAGGCTCCTCCAGGAACGTTTTAAGATCTCTTCACTTTACCCATTTCAACAGTTGGTAATCCAGCGTATCCTAGAAGAGGATAGAGAAGAGAGCAATCATGAAGGGTCAGTAGTGGTACTTCCCACCGGGGGAGGCAAGAGTCTCTGCTTTATGCTTCCCTCCCTCCTTGTGGAAGGAATCACTGTCTTGGTCTATCCCTTGCTTTCCCTTATGCATGACCAGATTAGGCGCCTTGATGAGGTTTCCATCCCCTATATCTGTATTCAAGGTGGCCAGAGTCATGAAGAGAGGAATATCCTTCTCAAGAAATTGAAAAATAGGGATGCCAGAATCCTGGTAACCAATGCAGAGTGTCTTTCCCTCCCCCCTCTCATCAATACCCTCGCTCAGGTTACGATCAGCCTCTTGGTATTGGATGAAGCACATACCATCGTGAGCTGGGGAGAGGGGTTCCGCCCTGCCCTCGCTGCTGTCGGCTTCTTTATCCAACATCTTCCGGTACGACAGGTCCTCTGTTTTACTGCTACTGCAGATGAGCGGGTGCTCCAAGGATTGAACCGCCTGATATTTTCCCAAACGAAGCCACACCTCGTCCATGCAAGCAGCAACAGGACAAATATCACCTACCATGTCATCAGGACCCTGAGCAAGAACCAAAGTATTTCGGACCTTCTCCATCAAGAAAATCTCCTGCCAGCCCTCATTTTCTGCAGTACCCGAAAACTTGCTGAAACCTCAGCGCATCGCCTACTCTATGCACTACCAGAGTTACAAGTGCGCTATTACCATGCAGGGCTTAGCAAGGACGCGAGAAGATATTTGGAAAAGTGGTTCAATGACACTGAAAAAGGGGTACTGTTCGCAACAAAAGCCTTTGGGATGGGAATTGATGTTAAAGGAATTCGATGCGTCATCCACCATGACCTGAGTGAGGATGTTCTCTCCTTCCTGCAGGAGAGTGGAAGAGCGGGAAGAGACGGTAAACCTGCTCTCTCCATCAGCTTGCTTGATGGAAGAGAAAAACCTTCTCCCCTCGCTTCCATCCTGCAAAGCACTGAGCATTGCTTCCGAAAAGGCCTCTTGGAGGCGATGAATGAGCCATTTGAGCACTGTAGTGGGTGTGATGTTTGTAACGGAACCATTTCATTGAAACGGATGGGAGAGAGGGCAATCCTGATGAGTGTTTTGTTTCACCCCTTTCACTTTTCCCCCTCTTCACTTGCTAGCATGCTACAGGATACCAAAGGGTGGTATTCCTATGGGGGTACACTTGCAGCATGGGGAATGCAAGAAGTGCAAGAGGCCATTATGCTCCTGGTCACTGAAGGGAAACTGAAAATGCGCAAAGGACCCAAACGTAGACTATATATAGATTACAAAGCAGGGCCCACACTCTTGACAACTCTGCATTCATGGCTAAGGCTTACATATGAGAGTGCAAAAAAGAAGGCTGAAGAGAACCGGCCCCAGTTATCCTACCATGCCTCGTCCATTCCTCCCGGTCAAGGAGATCCAAACCTCCAAGACAGTGCAGGATAA
- a CDS encoding aldo/keto reductase, which translates to MKYKSLGRTGIKVSELCFGTMSFGGRADKSESEKMYKTCREAGINFFDCADVYQKGVAESYLGEFIAKERDKVVITTKTYGAMGDDVNEKGLNAKHIRLGVEASLKRLNTDYVDVLFLHHFDPTVREEETLRAVDRLVSEGKVLSLGVSNFAAYQVERMLHIATVNQFAPISVIQPMFNIAKRMAEVELLPMAAYEGLGVITYSPLGGGLLTGRYKDGYSNASGRLIENQNYNKRYGGQFYEQVAREYSELCNKWDINEATLAVAWVMAHKQVTAPIIGAAHTEHLKQSLQAASLTLDPELLKAIDAISPPPPPATDRSEEQ; encoded by the coding sequence ATGAAATATAAATCACTAGGGAGAACCGGTATAAAGGTTTCTGAGCTCTGCTTTGGGACCATGTCCTTCGGTGGAAGAGCTGACAAGAGCGAATCAGAGAAGATGTACAAGACCTGCAGAGAGGCAGGGATCAACTTCTTTGACTGTGCCGATGTCTACCAGAAGGGAGTTGCAGAGAGTTATCTCGGAGAATTTATCGCAAAAGAACGTGACAAGGTTGTTATTACCACCAAGACATATGGCGCAATGGGAGACGATGTCAACGAGAAGGGCTTGAACGCGAAACATATCCGACTGGGAGTGGAAGCAAGCCTGAAACGTCTGAATACTGACTATGTGGATGTCCTGTTTCTCCATCATTTTGATCCGACCGTGAGGGAGGAGGAAACCCTCAGGGCTGTTGACCGACTTGTCAGTGAAGGCAAGGTGCTCTCATTGGGCGTCAGCAATTTTGCTGCCTACCAGGTGGAAAGAATGCTTCATATCGCAACAGTGAACCAGTTCGCACCGATCTCGGTCATCCAACCCATGTTCAACATTGCTAAACGCATGGCTGAGGTTGAGTTGCTCCCTATGGCTGCATATGAAGGGCTTGGGGTCATCACCTACAGCCCCCTTGGAGGTGGACTGCTCACCGGCCGATACAAGGATGGCTATTCCAATGCCTCAGGAAGATTGATCGAAAACCAGAACTACAACAAACGCTATGGAGGACAGTTCTACGAGCAAGTTGCCCGTGAATACTCAGAGCTTTGCAACAAGTGGGACATCAATGAAGCAACGCTTGCCGTGGCTTGGGTAATGGCACACAAGCAGGTTACCGCCCCGATCATTGGAGCGGCTCATACAGAGCACTTGAAACAGTCCCTACAGGCTGCATCCCTGACCCTTGACCCAGAGCTCTTGAAGGCTATTGATGCAATCAGTCCACCTCCACCACCAGCTACGGACAGGAGTGAAGAGCAATAG
- a CDS encoding ADP-ribosylglycohydrolase family protein: MNIQERANGALLGLFVGDGFGSQCDGLSRETIQEEVQDTIQEVFSLEHLRSDCGISGEVSDLPLLLSMSLLSNQGLDADHFHALVNRYREESEEGFPLQEYRAALPLSVIVAIAGVELKQKQVREIALTTAALFCEDSLEKEAVVLLAHCFHLLINEEVFDGEKLVHDLFTPRGGKNLDEQLTALLSRARKPSLVIAGNHTLKETLLLVFHTLLHAPSFEEGMSDIARMGGDTRLSCGLYGALQGALWGPDLFPDNWIDELVASSALEQAIKKQTLFKRETIKMERLALTMSERVLNASVFGR, encoded by the coding sequence ATGAATATACAAGAACGCGCTAACGGCGCTCTGCTTGGTTTGTTTGTCGGCGATGGGTTCGGCAGTCAGTGTGACGGCCTCTCCAGGGAAACAATCCAAGAAGAAGTACAAGATACGATACAAGAGGTGTTCTCCCTCGAACACCTACGCAGTGACTGTGGCATCTCAGGGGAAGTGAGCGACTTGCCGCTTCTGCTTTCCATGAGCCTGTTGTCCAACCAGGGTCTGGATGCCGATCATTTCCATGCATTGGTCAATCGTTACCGTGAAGAGAGTGAAGAGGGGTTCCCCCTTCAGGAGTATCGCGCAGCGCTTCCTCTCTCTGTCATCGTAGCGATAGCAGGTGTCGAGTTGAAACAAAAACAGGTCAGGGAAATCGCCCTCACTACGGCAGCCCTTTTCTGTGAGGATTCTCTTGAAAAAGAGGCAGTAGTACTGCTTGCCCACTGTTTTCACCTCCTGATCAATGAAGAAGTCTTTGATGGGGAAAAACTTGTTCACGACCTCTTCACCCCGCGTGGTGGCAAGAATCTGGATGAACAACTAACTGCATTGCTCTCCAGAGCAAGAAAACCCAGTCTCGTTATTGCCGGAAACCATACATTGAAGGAGACGCTGCTTTTGGTGTTTCACACACTGCTTCACGCGCCCTCTTTTGAGGAAGGTATGAGTGACATTGCAAGGATGGGAGGAGATACTCGCCTATCATGTGGCCTGTATGGAGCATTGCAGGGTGCCCTTTGGGGACCGGATCTCTTTCCGGACAACTGGATTGATGAACTTGTCGCCTCCTCTGCCCTAGAGCAGGCGATCAAGAAACAGACCCTGTTCAAGCGAGAAACGATAAAGATGGAAAGGCTAGCCTTGACCATGAGTGAAAGAGTGCTGAACGCTTCAGTATTTGGGAGGTAA
- a CDS encoding aldo/keto reductase: METRYFEQFDIHTSLLGFGAMRFPTTPEGKIDRKRSLAMMKEAYEAGVNYFDTAYPYHGGESEPLVGEFLSTLDRSSFSVATKLPQWSVTSIDDAKRIFNEQLIRLQQSYIDFYLIHAIDKKAFDRMVDLGVVTYLEEEQKKGRIKYLGFSFHSIYEDFEYITRFRPWDFIQIQYNYLDTEEQAGDKGYELCTELGIPVIVMEPIKGGSLAALSPDLEGKMMELDPDATPASFALRWVADHQNVKVILSGMSTEEQVRENLKTFSPYKPLSEKERAVLKEIGDSMRSRIGNACTGCKYCMPCPFGVDIPGNFALWNKYRMFDNYEVVKDQWEKESEADKRPPACTECGQCIPLCPQHIDIPTDLKRVQEELETARVAYYSK, from the coding sequence ATGGAAACACGGTATTTTGAGCAATTTGATATTCACACATCCCTTCTTGGCTTTGGCGCCATGCGCTTCCCTACAACCCCAGAGGGTAAGATTGACCGAAAGCGTTCACTGGCTATGATGAAGGAAGCCTATGAAGCCGGGGTGAATTATTTTGATACCGCCTACCCGTATCATGGCGGGGAGAGCGAGCCGTTGGTAGGAGAATTCCTCTCTACCTTGGACAGAAGCAGCTTCTCCGTTGCCACCAAGCTTCCCCAATGGTCGGTTACCTCAATTGATGATGCAAAGCGCATATTCAACGAACAGCTTATAAGACTGCAACAGAGCTATATCGACTTCTATCTAATCCACGCAATCGACAAGAAAGCATTTGACCGGATGGTCGACCTTGGTGTGGTTACCTACCTGGAAGAGGAACAGAAAAAGGGCCGTATCAAATATCTGGGCTTCTCGTTCCACTCCATTTATGAGGATTTTGAGTATATCACCCGCTTTCGCCCCTGGGATTTCATTCAGATCCAATACAACTACCTGGACACTGAAGAGCAGGCTGGAGACAAGGGCTATGAACTGTGTACAGAACTTGGTATTCCTGTAATCGTGATGGAACCGATCAAGGGAGGCTCACTTGCTGCTCTCTCACCAGACCTGGAAGGAAAGATGATGGAATTGGACCCTGATGCCACTCCAGCATCCTTTGCCCTACGCTGGGTCGCAGACCACCAGAATGTGAAGGTCATCCTAAGCGGCATGTCTACGGAGGAACAGGTACGGGAAAATCTGAAAACCTTTTCTCCCTACAAACCGTTGAGCGAGAAAGAAAGAGCAGTACTAAAAGAGATCGGAGACAGCATGAGAAGCCGTATAGGCAATGCCTGTACCGGTTGCAAGTACTGCATGCCCTGCCCCTTCGGAGTTGATATTCCCGGGAACTTTGCGCTCTGGAACAAGTACCGGATGTTCGACAACTATGAGGTGGTCAAGGATCAGTGGGAAAAAGAGAGTGAAGCAGACAAGCGTCCGCCTGCCTGCACGGAGTGTGGTCAATGCATTCCACTCTGCCCGCAGCATATAGATATCCCTACCGATCTGAAACGGGTCCAAGAGGAGCTGGAAACTGCTCGAGTAGCCTACTACAGCAAGTAG